One part of the Mytilus trossulus isolate FHL-02 chromosome 11, PNRI_Mtr1.1.1.hap1, whole genome shotgun sequence genome encodes these proteins:
- the LOC134691446 gene encoding WD repeat-containing protein 48 homolog has translation MKSDKRFADPLQSVSNKTFNSQHQNQNGLNIKRYRSAHTGIRRASAISYDIGTIQEECLNTKPYDSFRRMSAPELPPILDSRKYSNTQINMGNGTEYFRTRSNKMSNNSDSSQKGVHIRRSPLSAGSSSSSARNSANASRKLYITTTPEQTTTTIPEGIKLDVIKQKNGISVGTPRSGVTNGFRTTRLPSKDMSTSSGNNNSKSGGQNKFYHCASEPRIQPIENFMGSKGGKPTMKRNYSDNKLTQNKKLISIEKTQNLTQNNNKYNSGNVNGMRRYSSTVQLNSIVRNKQENQDDEDDDDTDSESGKDQMIIEWLIGVEKEDVEIPPDPLIEYAETPVQTDTAIHIVYSES, from the coding sequence ATGAAGTCTGATAAAAGATTTGCAGACCCTTTACAATCAGTTTCAAATAAAACGTTCAACAGccaacatcaaaatcaaaatggtCTTAACATAAAACGTTATCGATCAGCACATACTGGGATTAGAAGAGCAAGTGCCATTTCATATGATATAGGAACTATTCAAGAGGAATGCTTAAATACAAAACCTTATGATAGTTTCCGAAGAATGAGCGCTCCTGAATTACCACCTATTTTAGATTCAAGGAAATATTCTAACACTCAAATCAACATGGGCAACGGTACTGAATATTTCAGAACTCGAAGTAATAAAATGAGTAACAATAGTGACTCTTCGCAGAAAGGTGTTCATATAAGACGTTCCCCTCTTAGTGCTGGTTCGTCTTCTTCGTCAGCAAGGAATTCAGCAAATGCTTCACGGAAATTATATATTACCACAACTCCGGAACAGACAACGACTACAATTCCGGAGGGAATTAAATTGGATGTTATTAAACAGAAAAATGGAATTTCCGTTGGAACACCACGTTCTGGTGTGACGAATGGTTTTCGGACTACTCGATTGCCTTCTAAAGATATGTCAACATCTAGTGGCAATAACAACTCTAAATCTGGAGGACAAAATAAATTCTATCATTGTGCAAGTGAACCAAGAATTCaaccaattgaaaattttatggGAAGTAAAGGAGGAAAACCAACGatgaaaagaaattattcaGACAATAAACtcacacaaaataaaaagttaatttctatagagaaaacacaaaacttaactcAGAATAATAACAAGTACAATTCCGGAAATGTGAACGGTATGAGGCGGTACTCGTCAACGGTTCAGTTAAATAGTATAGTgagaaataaacaagaaaatcaagACGATGAAGATGACGATGATACGGACTCAGAATCTGGAAAAGACCAGATGATCATCGAATGGCTGATTGGGGTAGAAAAAGAGGATGTCGAAATTCCTCCAGATCCTTTAATAGAGTACGCCGAAACACCGGTGCAAACTGACACAGCTATTCATATTGTATATTCGGAATCATAG